From Novipirellula artificiosorum, the proteins below share one genomic window:
- a CDS encoding ABC transporter ATP-binding protein, with amino-acid sequence MSIASTAAAIRCDHVSLDFGGGVRAVDDVSIEFPAGEVTALIGPSGCGKTTLLRLIAGLQRPTSGSVHLEPPAVGSDGEVAFVFQQPSLLPWRTTIENVMLPLELIHRVSAVERRDAAMDVLRCVDLADSHDRLPHQLSGGMKMRVSLARALVTRPSVLLMDEPFAALDEMLRNQLGQLVLSLWAQRAFTMLMVTHNIGEASLMAHSIHVMRKGRVEHSVDNALPWPRNESLRRQVAFGEIYGKLSDLLREHA; translated from the coding sequence TTGAGTATCGCGTCGACAGCTGCCGCGATCCGCTGCGATCATGTTTCGCTTGATTTCGGCGGCGGTGTGCGAGCCGTGGACGATGTGAGCATCGAGTTTCCCGCCGGCGAGGTCACGGCGCTGATCGGCCCGAGCGGTTGTGGGAAGACGACGCTGCTGCGATTGATCGCGGGGCTACAACGCCCCACGTCGGGCAGCGTTCACTTGGAACCGCCTGCGGTGGGCAGCGACGGAGAGGTTGCGTTTGTCTTCCAACAGCCGTCGTTGTTGCCTTGGCGAACGACAATCGAAAATGTGATGTTGCCACTGGAATTGATCCATCGCGTGTCGGCAGTGGAGCGACGCGATGCGGCGATGGACGTGCTTCGCTGCGTCGACTTGGCCGACAGCCATGACCGCTTGCCTCATCAGTTATCCGGTGGGATGAAAATGCGTGTCTCGTTGGCGCGAGCACTGGTCACCCGGCCGAGTGTGCTGCTGATGGACGAACCGTTTGCAGCACTCGATGAAATGCTGCGCAACCAGCTTGGACAGCTCGTGTTGTCGTTGTGGGCCCAACGGGCGTTCACGATGTTGATGGTGACTCACAATATCGGTGAAGCCAGCTTGATGGCTCATTCCATCCACGTGATGCGAAAGGGACGCGTCGAACACTCGGTCGACAATGCGCTGCCGTGGCCGAGAAACGAATCGTTGAGGCGACAAGTGGCGTTTGGCGAAATCTACGGCAAGTTGAGCGATCTGTTGCGAGAGCACGCATGA
- a CDS encoding cadherin repeat domain-containing protein has translation MTQRERILSIAVGGLFVLVALQWGFTKYRTAVRTRSNRIETLRNEQLQIEERLLQGAYADRQMGEYLSRSLPGNPERARSDYQSWLLDMLHQSELSDPRVNPSGTMPVGDLYRRLSYSVDGRTDLTKLVKMLHAFYSKDYLQRISKLSISPARDKPGQLDLKMSIDALALMAASDESKPIPDQSWRVDPDLTVYQNRILNRNFFEPPNKAPEFTGNSTVEAIIGKETTLPLTFKDPEQHRLSFEFVEQPIESVKLDERTGTLTVKSDEKREFDVLVRVVDSGYPNRTTEQKVTVKVVDPPPEPEPEPEYQFDDATQTVLTGLVRGREDWRAWMNVRTRGKTLKLRVGDEFEIGKVKGKVIDVNAKYVVLESEGRRFELKQGEVLAEAAEQAMVD, from the coding sequence ATGACTCAGCGAGAACGAATCTTATCGATCGCCGTTGGCGGGTTGTTTGTGTTGGTCGCGTTGCAGTGGGGGTTCACGAAGTACCGCACGGCGGTGCGTACGCGTTCGAACCGGATTGAGACCTTGCGCAATGAGCAGCTTCAAATCGAAGAACGGCTGCTGCAAGGTGCCTATGCGGACCGGCAAATGGGTGAATACCTGTCGCGTTCGTTGCCGGGAAACCCTGAACGAGCTCGCAGCGATTACCAGAGCTGGTTACTCGACATGTTGCATCAGAGCGAGTTGAGTGACCCGAGAGTCAATCCGAGCGGAACGATGCCGGTGGGCGACCTGTATCGCCGATTGTCGTACAGCGTCGACGGACGAACGGATCTGACGAAATTGGTCAAGATGCTGCACGCCTTCTACTCGAAGGATTATTTGCAGCGAATCAGCAAGTTGTCGATCAGCCCGGCTCGTGACAAGCCAGGCCAACTCGATTTGAAGATGAGCATCGATGCTTTGGCCTTAATGGCAGCGTCCGACGAATCAAAGCCGATTCCGGATCAATCGTGGCGAGTGGATCCGGACTTGACGGTCTATCAAAATCGCATTTTGAATCGCAACTTCTTCGAGCCGCCAAACAAAGCTCCGGAATTTACGGGCAACAGCACGGTCGAAGCGATCATCGGCAAAGAGACAACACTGCCCTTGACCTTCAAAGATCCGGAGCAGCATCGGCTGAGTTTCGAGTTCGTCGAGCAGCCGATCGAGTCGGTCAAGCTTGACGAGCGGACAGGGACGTTGACCGTCAAGTCGGATGAGAAACGAGAGTTTGATGTCTTGGTCCGCGTGGTGGACAGTGGCTATCCCAATCGAACCACGGAGCAAAAAGTGACGGTCAAAGTGGTGGATCCACCGCCGGAGCCCGAACCCGAACCGGAATACCAGTTTGACGATGCGACGCAAACCGTGCTGACGGGTTTGGTGCGTGGTCGCGAAGATTGGCGAGCTTGGATGAACGTCCGGACTCGCGGCAAGACTTTGAAACTGCGGGTCGGTGACGAGTTCGAAATTGGGAAGGTGAAAGGCAAAGTGATCGATGTGAACGCCAAATACGTTGTTTTGGAAAGCGAGGGTCGACGATTCGAATTGAAACAAGGCGAAGTGTTGGCCGAGGCTGCCGAGCAGGCGATGGTGGATTGA
- a CDS encoding ABC transporter permease: protein MKVVCADPAGWKKTAWEMGWVVGVAAVGLLLWEAIIWCFELPPILLPSPRQVVAAAIGERVALLQGTVVTAIAAMAGLGAAIAMGCLMAIAFSQSNRIRKAFFPYVVFLQTVPIVAIAPLLITWSGYQFRTVVLVTVIICFFPIVNSVTEGLLSVQHDLSDLFRLYGAGRTKRLFGLQFPSAVPFLVVGMKTSSGLAVIGAIVAEFFVGNGSSYNGLGTLMTGWQAFQRTDALIAAIFASAILGLFLFGTVRLVSVTVLRRWTTGYRNR, encoded by the coding sequence ATGAAGGTTGTTTGCGCCGATCCGGCGGGGTGGAAAAAGACCGCTTGGGAGATGGGCTGGGTGGTCGGTGTCGCGGCGGTTGGCTTGTTGCTTTGGGAAGCCATCATTTGGTGTTTCGAATTGCCGCCCATTTTGTTGCCCTCGCCGAGACAAGTTGTTGCTGCGGCCATCGGTGAACGAGTCGCTCTTTTGCAAGGGACCGTGGTCACCGCGATCGCTGCGATGGCAGGTTTGGGGGCCGCCATTGCGATGGGCTGCCTCATGGCGATCGCGTTTAGCCAATCCAATCGGATCCGCAAGGCGTTTTTCCCCTATGTGGTTTTTTTGCAAACGGTTCCGATTGTCGCGATCGCCCCGCTGTTGATTACATGGAGCGGGTATCAGTTTCGCACGGTGGTACTTGTGACGGTCATCATCTGTTTCTTTCCGATCGTCAACAGCGTGACCGAAGGCTTGTTGTCGGTCCAGCATGACCTGAGCGACTTGTTTCGACTTTACGGTGCTGGAAGAACCAAGCGTTTGTTTGGGCTACAGTTCCCCTCCGCCGTTCCGTTCTTGGTGGTGGGGATGAAGACGAGCAGCGGATTGGCGGTGATTGGAGCGATCGTCGCGGAGTTTTTTGTTGGCAACGGTTCGAGCTACAACGGATTGGGGACGCTGATGACCGGTTGGCAAGCATTTCAGCGGACCGATGCGCTGATCGCAGCCATTTTTGCTTCAGCCATATTGGGATTGTTCCTGTTCGGCACGGTTCGTTTGGTTTCCGTCACGGTTCTCCGCCGCTGGACAACCGGCTATCGTAATCGGTAG
- a CDS encoding ABC transporter substrate-binding protein, translating into MDRKQRGFLVLALAFLLAAVGCGGPKVTSAPEGLSSQVSVQLNWYPESEHGGLYQAQADGTYADAGWEVDIRSGGRATPVAPELLLGRVEFAMANADDVVLFRAQGADVVAVLAAMQNHPRCILVREDSGVKTFADLAGKTLQRQTGRVFLDFMRSKGLLDHVSEVPYHGSVSALVTDRNIAIQAYSFAEPMLAEQQGVKVRKLMLSELGWNPYSSVLITRGDLIRSAPDQVRAFVQATRRGWIHYLEDPTRGNAAILEANQHGMTAEALEYGSAELKALALPNELPMESVGQMSAERWTTLVKQMVDLGVVDSEKVSAADCFTTQFLE; encoded by the coding sequence ATGGATAGAAAGCAACGCGGTTTCTTGGTTCTGGCCTTGGCTTTTTTACTCGCTGCCGTTGGCTGTGGTGGTCCCAAGGTGACTTCGGCCCCCGAAGGTTTGTCATCCCAAGTATCGGTCCAGCTGAATTGGTACCCCGAGTCGGAACATGGCGGTCTGTACCAAGCGCAGGCCGATGGCACTTATGCGGACGCAGGATGGGAAGTGGACATCCGCAGTGGCGGTCGGGCAACGCCGGTGGCACCGGAATTGCTGCTCGGTCGCGTCGAGTTCGCGATGGCAAACGCAGATGATGTCGTTCTGTTTCGAGCTCAGGGGGCCGATGTGGTCGCCGTTTTGGCGGCCATGCAGAATCATCCCCGCTGCATTCTGGTTCGTGAGGATAGTGGCGTGAAAACGTTCGCCGACTTGGCGGGCAAGACGCTGCAGCGGCAGACCGGCCGGGTTTTCCTCGATTTCATGCGTTCCAAAGGCTTGCTCGATCATGTGAGCGAGGTTCCGTATCACGGCAGCGTGTCGGCTTTGGTGACCGATCGGAACATCGCCATCCAAGCGTATTCCTTTGCCGAGCCGATGCTTGCCGAGCAACAAGGCGTGAAGGTACGCAAATTGATGCTGAGTGAGTTGGGGTGGAACCCCTATTCGAGCGTGCTGATCACCCGTGGCGATCTGATTCGTAGCGCCCCAGATCAAGTGCGAGCGTTTGTGCAAGCGACTCGTCGTGGCTGGATTCACTACTTGGAGGATCCGACAAGGGGAAATGCAGCGATCTTGGAAGCAAACCAGCACGGCATGACTGCCGAGGCATTGGAATACGGCAGTGCCGAGCTCAAGGCGTTGGCGTTACCGAACGAGCTGCCCATGGAATCGGTCGGTCAGATGTCCGCGGAACGCTGGACAACGCTTGTCAAGCAAATGGTCGATCTGGGCGTGGTCGACTCGGAAAAGGTCTCGGCGGCCGATTGCTTTACGACTCAGTTCTTAGAGTAA
- a CDS encoding DUF3696 domain-containing protein, translating into MIKAIELENFKAFGERCRIEFAPITLIFGENSAGKSSILQSLNLLKQSRESRDKGALILPRTDGGIVDLGGFREMVFDHDLNRNVSIRVDVAEPGPRGRHRPDAASNGSSDDFIGFEVAFNRPTDIQNVQLESLTLHSSEVSELVAEFRPFALDIAEQRKLSRDSMQLRGIRSDRVSEVTAAKCSSLTSEPSFWHEIFERTKRRSDKIATELLQLQSEGQEAPQQRSLFNDDEDDRQVWLTQIADAIRFYESDFAIDTFTERMMRAELQTVVALDGFMPLPIRRRELGGLPELETFRRFGPTRLRMKELTLDLMSFAVDCGRRLESVLDNIYPMGPFRRPPERWYIFTGTSPQGVGYRGDLLPDLLFRRPEIVEETNQWLDKLEIGYHINVQSVGDRSRDLFEVRLIDQRRGGKVDVALSDVGFGISQILPFIVQSLAGEKQIITIEQPEVHIHPRLQADLGDLLATTIKEPRGHRYIVETHSEHLVLRMQRLVREGQLTPDDVSILYVSRGPNGSRVERLRLDEDGDFMDDWPGGFFPERLRELM; encoded by the coding sequence ATGATCAAGGCAATTGAACTCGAAAACTTCAAGGCGTTTGGAGAACGATGTCGCATTGAATTTGCGCCGATCACTCTGATCTTTGGAGAGAACAGTGCCGGTAAGAGTTCGATTCTCCAGTCGCTGAATCTGTTGAAGCAGTCGAGGGAAAGTCGGGACAAAGGTGCATTGATACTTCCGCGCACAGACGGCGGCATCGTCGATCTCGGCGGATTCAGGGAAATGGTCTTCGATCACGACCTGAACCGTAACGTTTCCATCCGAGTTGACGTGGCTGAACCCGGACCTCGTGGTCGTCATCGTCCCGACGCGGCGTCTAATGGAAGTTCTGATGATTTCATCGGGTTTGAAGTCGCTTTCAATCGACCAACGGACATTCAAAATGTTCAACTTGAGTCCCTGACTCTGCACTCGTCGGAGGTGTCGGAGCTTGTTGCAGAGTTTCGACCGTTTGCATTGGATATTGCTGAACAACGAAAACTGTCTCGCGATTCGATGCAATTGCGAGGGATACGAAGTGATCGTGTCTCTGAGGTTACCGCTGCGAAATGCAGTTCTCTGACAAGTGAGCCCTCTTTCTGGCATGAGATATTCGAGCGAACAAAAAGGCGTTCTGACAAAATCGCAACAGAACTTTTGCAACTCCAGTCTGAAGGTCAGGAAGCTCCGCAGCAACGATCACTGTTTAACGACGACGAAGATGATCGACAGGTATGGTTGACTCAGATCGCTGACGCGATTCGATTCTACGAATCTGATTTCGCAATTGACACATTCACTGAACGCATGATGCGTGCGGAACTGCAGACCGTTGTCGCCTTGGATGGTTTTATGCCGCTGCCCATCCGGCGACGAGAGTTAGGTGGACTCCCGGAACTAGAAACATTTCGGCGTTTCGGTCCCACACGGCTGCGAATGAAAGAGCTAACGCTAGATCTGATGTCTTTTGCCGTTGATTGCGGACGACGACTGGAATCGGTTCTGGACAACATCTATCCCATGGGGCCTTTCCGCCGACCACCAGAGCGATGGTACATCTTCACGGGGACAAGTCCGCAAGGTGTTGGCTATCGCGGTGACCTGCTTCCCGATCTGCTGTTTCGCAGACCGGAAATTGTCGAGGAAACAAATCAATGGTTGGACAAGCTTGAAATTGGGTATCACATCAATGTGCAGTCCGTTGGCGACAGGTCTCGTGACTTATTTGAGGTGCGTCTGATCGACCAAAGACGTGGCGGCAAGGTGGATGTTGCATTGTCGGATGTAGGATTCGGAATCAGCCAAATCCTGCCGTTCATCGTTCAGAGTCTCGCTGGTGAAAAACAGATCATCACGATCGAACAGCCGGAAGTTCACATTCACCCAAGATTGCAGGCAGATCTTGGTGATTTGTTGGCAACAACCATCAAGGAGCCGCGCGGCCATCGTTACATCGTCGAAACGCACAGCGAGCATCTGGTGCTGAGGATGCAGCGACTCGTGCGTGAAGGCCAATTGACCCCGGATGATGTTTCGATCCTCTATGTCAGTCGTGGGCCAAATGGTTCCCGTGTTGAGCGTCTACGTCTTGATGAAGACGGCGATTTCATGGATGACTGGCCCGGCGGATTCTTTCCTGAACGTCTTCGTGAGTTGATGTGA
- a CDS encoding sacsin N-terminal ATP-binding-like domain-containing protein, whose translation MNQHVAFLNEVRDDRSDLARVLQKHKGIRRTVEDLYPDNAHFIYELLQNAEDKGATKASFTLTQDRLVFEHNGEPFTADDVWGITDIGEGTKATDKEKIGCFGIGFKAVFAYTDSPEIYSPTFCFQIDQLVLPSELPSDSSLGKTTRFEFPFNSSKKSPQDAYDEIQTRLDELSEVTLLFLSCVEEIRWGSTVVRRIQHSETHYEVRKEISNHVVESSHFLRFSELVTGLHKQHVRLAYPLRFIKEVTSFNSKKPLHRQMQIIGAETGIVAVSFPCAKEASGLRFHLHAPFVPELSRASVKETVANEPLFEQLARLSASSLHSIRDLRLLTADFLGVMPNSKETLPERYHIFRAAIINEMDSEALTPTFNKGHAPASQLLQSKASLKLLLTKDDIRFLLDLDDDESYEWAVGASQKNSLQDHFLDSLDLRDWGADDFVEFLTTNATRYSWREPNESFLEWLNGKPDDWMQAFYAALYTEVEPTGAFAQFKSLTIVRQSDGTLGVGGESYFPSDGVQHDETLPRVAEGVYTSGKTKKQQEAAKKFLEHIGVREVGEAEEIEAILKLRYDGDEIEPKKGDLKRFVALVETEPKRASLFKDYSIFECEDGDWANASDIYLDSPFRETGLSAYYDALGDKAERYPLASNYSTIGIGKKRIAKFAEAVGVQTTLRPTMTSCTHNPSWNYLCMVPGERFTSSGMDRDFKIVRLKELLKSPSIDLARLIWRTMCDLPSSPNYLIASYRMNAANGSRNAKSQLVHTLVKCEWVPQKGGGFVKPQDASAEMLPDGFPFDSGSNWLKAVEFGCGDQKKSEERRQQQATASKLGVSIEDIEFIKCNAAEFEQFRQAMENRAARGQAIDESESRNRERRKRKLKERREKAPIKESVKKLRSVPSHSRSEIDRQALFDFYFDEEDESVFCQICLDAMPFVKRNGEDCGECVYLLTEKWADANDYELKVMTPLNLVLCPVCSEIYRDYVHKDLGKQTELFDHLTNGHDSDFVVCGSDVRRDQKGSVLHINETHLGDIRDCLLHDGNDEVDED comes from the coding sequence ATGAATCAACATGTAGCATTCTTGAACGAAGTGCGAGACGACCGAAGCGACCTTGCACGTGTGTTACAGAAACACAAAGGGATTCGGCGAACAGTTGAAGACCTTTATCCCGACAATGCTCATTTTATTTATGAGCTACTGCAGAACGCGGAGGATAAGGGGGCGACAAAAGCGTCATTTACTCTCACGCAAGATCGTCTGGTTTTTGAACACAACGGAGAGCCGTTCACCGCAGATGATGTTTGGGGCATCACCGACATTGGGGAGGGCACGAAAGCAACCGACAAGGAGAAAATCGGGTGTTTCGGAATTGGATTTAAGGCCGTTTTCGCGTACACCGACTCACCAGAGATTTACTCGCCAACATTTTGTTTTCAGATCGACCAACTCGTTCTGCCAAGCGAATTGCCAAGTGACTCATCTTTGGGCAAGACGACTCGATTTGAGTTTCCATTCAACAGCAGCAAGAAATCTCCGCAGGATGCCTACGACGAAATCCAGACGCGTTTGGACGAATTATCGGAGGTGACACTTCTCTTTCTTTCATGCGTCGAAGAAATCCGCTGGGGAAGCACAGTCGTTCGTCGAATTCAGCATTCAGAGACGCATTACGAAGTACGTAAGGAGATCTCGAACCATGTGGTTGAGAGTAGCCATTTCCTGCGATTCTCGGAGTTGGTGACTGGACTGCACAAACAGCATGTCAGGCTTGCATATCCACTTCGGTTCATAAAGGAAGTGACTTCGTTCAATTCGAAGAAGCCACTTCACCGGCAAATGCAAATTATTGGTGCGGAAACGGGGATTGTTGCGGTCTCATTTCCATGTGCGAAAGAGGCATCGGGTTTGCGGTTTCATTTACACGCACCATTTGTTCCTGAACTGAGCAGAGCCAGCGTGAAGGAGACAGTCGCAAACGAGCCGTTGTTCGAGCAGTTGGCACGGTTGTCGGCATCGTCGCTGCACTCGATTCGAGATTTGCGGCTGCTTACGGCTGACTTCCTTGGCGTAATGCCAAACTCCAAAGAGACGTTGCCAGAACGCTACCACATATTTCGTGCTGCGATTATCAACGAGATGGATTCTGAGGCACTTACACCTACGTTTAATAAGGGCCATGCGCCTGCATCGCAGTTGCTTCAAAGCAAGGCATCTCTAAAGTTGTTGCTGACCAAAGATGACATTCGCTTTCTTCTTGACCTTGACGACGACGAGTCTTACGAGTGGGCAGTTGGTGCATCACAGAAGAACAGCCTACAAGATCATTTCCTTGATTCCCTTGACCTGAGGGATTGGGGGGCAGACGATTTTGTTGAATTCCTGACAACTAACGCGACTCGTTACTCATGGCGGGAGCCGAACGAGTCATTTCTGGAATGGCTGAACGGCAAACCTGATGACTGGATGCAAGCTTTTTACGCGGCTCTTTACACCGAAGTGGAGCCGACCGGAGCTTTTGCGCAGTTCAAATCATTGACGATCGTTAGGCAAAGCGATGGTACGTTAGGCGTCGGCGGCGAGTCCTATTTTCCGAGTGATGGTGTTCAGCATGACGAGACCCTTCCGCGTGTTGCGGAAGGAGTCTACACATCAGGGAAGACCAAGAAGCAACAAGAAGCTGCCAAAAAGTTTCTTGAGCACATTGGAGTGCGAGAGGTCGGAGAAGCTGAAGAAATTGAGGCCATTCTAAAGCTGCGGTACGATGGTGACGAGATCGAACCCAAAAAGGGCGATCTGAAAAGGTTTGTCGCTCTCGTCGAAACGGAGCCGAAGAGGGCAAGTCTCTTCAAGGATTACTCCATTTTTGAATGTGAAGATGGTGATTGGGCGAATGCGTCAGATATCTATCTTGATTCCCCGTTCAGGGAGACAGGACTATCTGCCTATTACGATGCTTTAGGCGACAAAGCCGAACGCTACCCGCTTGCATCGAACTACAGCACGATTGGGATTGGCAAAAAACGAATCGCAAAGTTTGCTGAAGCCGTCGGTGTACAAACCACTTTACGTCCGACAATGACGAGCTGCACTCACAATCCGTCATGGAACTATCTTTGCATGGTCCCCGGAGAACGGTTTACATCCTCTGGAATGGATCGCGACTTCAAAATCGTTCGCCTAAAGGAGTTGTTGAAGTCGCCGTCCATTGACCTTGCACGTTTGATATGGCGGACGATGTGCGACTTGCCCAGCTCTCCAAACTACCTGATAGCGAGCTATCGGATGAATGCAGCCAATGGCTCGCGTAACGCCAAATCTCAACTAGTTCACACCCTTGTGAAATGCGAATGGGTGCCACAAAAAGGCGGGGGCTTCGTTAAGCCACAGGATGCTTCGGCAGAAATGTTGCCGGATGGTTTCCCTTTTGATTCCGGCTCCAATTGGCTGAAGGCTGTGGAGTTCGGTTGTGGTGACCAAAAAAAGTCGGAGGAACGGCGTCAACAACAAGCAACCGCCTCCAAATTAGGAGTCTCGATCGAAGACATCGAGTTCATTAAGTGTAACGCTGCCGAGTTCGAACAATTCCGTCAGGCGATGGAGAACCGAGCTGCTCGGGGACAGGCAATTGATGAGTCGGAGTCACGCAATCGCGAGAGACGCAAACGCAAACTCAAGGAACGTCGCGAGAAAGCGCCGATTAAGGAGAGCGTCAAAAAACTGCGGTCGGTCCCGAGCCACTCACGGTCCGAGATCGATCGTCAGGCATTGTTTGATTTCTATTTCGATGAAGAAGACGAATCCGTCTTCTGTCAGATTTGCCTCGATGCAATGCCTTTCGTCAAACGCAACGGCGAAGATTGCGGCGAATGCGTCTATTTGTTGACGGAGAAGTGGGCCGACGCCAATGACTACGAATTGAAGGTGATGACACCTTTGAACCTTGTGCTATGCCCAGTTTGCAGCGAAATCTATCGAGACTATGTGCATAAAGACCTCGGAAAGCAAACAGAGCTTTTCGACCACCTAACGAACGGGCACGACTCTGATTTCGTGGTTTGTGGCTCGGATGTGCGCAGAGACCAAAAGGGGAGTGTGCTTCATATCAATGAAACGCATCTGGGAGATATTCGCGATTGTCTTCTGCATGACGGCAATGATGAGGTGGACGAAGACTGA
- a CDS encoding protein kinase domain-containing protein has translation MPEVSPKNLTSPKALTRRKNQTATINRRPILGIWRLGRAIHQSDFSELTLAQPADALGSPRWDYVLRRGEGGNEMESLRQIRQFTTCATQVFHPNLVAVLDASDSGSSPFLVMPRLEGTTMQHHLDHQPPKALPVGLWLVRQVSQALEAMHVAGWVHGDVKPENVMVGSTGHVTLIDLGFAERIHSAPNRLFRGTPEYAAPESVSGQSVTLPASDIFSLGRMLWRWMTKVNVPNELQLSPVAELVEKMIAESPNDRPTAAHISRELLRLEIESLGCHIEPDRRSRRAA, from the coding sequence GTGCCGGAAGTTTCGCCCAAGAATCTCACTTCGCCCAAAGCTCTGACGCGTCGTAAGAATCAAACCGCGACCATCAATCGCAGACCGATTTTGGGGATTTGGCGACTCGGAAGAGCCATCCATCAAAGTGACTTTTCCGAATTGACGCTGGCCCAGCCAGCCGACGCGTTGGGCAGCCCCCGCTGGGATTACGTGTTGCGGCGCGGCGAAGGCGGCAACGAGATGGAAAGTCTGAGGCAGATTCGGCAGTTCACCACCTGCGCCACTCAAGTCTTCCACCCCAACTTGGTCGCCGTCTTGGATGCATCCGACAGCGGATCGTCTCCCTTTTTGGTGATGCCAAGGCTGGAAGGAACGACGATGCAACACCATCTCGACCATCAACCGCCCAAAGCGTTACCGGTAGGATTGTGGCTCGTTCGTCAAGTCAGCCAGGCTCTCGAGGCGATGCATGTCGCCGGTTGGGTGCACGGCGATGTCAAACCAGAAAATGTCATGGTCGGATCCACCGGGCACGTGACGCTGATCGACCTGGGGTTTGCCGAACGAATCCATTCGGCTCCGAATCGGCTGTTCCGAGGAACGCCTGAATACGCAGCCCCAGAATCCGTATCGGGGCAATCGGTGACGCTCCCCGCATCTGATATCTTTTCGCTCGGACGGATGCTGTGGCGATGGATGACGAAAGTCAACGTTCCGAACGAGTTGCAGCTATCCCCGGTCGCGGAGTTGGTGGAGAAAATGATTGCGGAATCCCCAAACGATCGCCCCACTGCGGCACACATCAGTCGCGAACTGTTACGACTGGAGATCGAAAGCCTGGGATGCCACATCGAACCCGATCGACGGTCACGGCGCGCAGCGTAG